ACCGTGTTCATCTGACTAGCTCATCTGGCTCTGTTTATGTTTATGGTGACTTGGATTATACTGTACAGAGCCATTAATAAAGTTGAACTGTTTAAAGTTCCAGGAAAAGTTATATTTCTTTGTATGGTTGAGATGTTTTAGAGGAGAGAGTTGGTTATGCAATAAATGGAATTCATCCAATGGtccttcaacacacacacacacacacacacacacacacccatggTTGCACAAAACTTAGACGGTATCAGGCAGAGCTGTCGTTCCCATAGCTACTCGAAAATGCACGGGCAAGGAAAAGAGAGGCCAGAAACAGTGAAGGTCATGGTATTCCTGTGTGTATGGGCGGGGTAAGGTGAGGTATTTAGCATCTCCCTGAAAAACAGgatgaattacttttttatctTGTCAAATGAGTCTCAAGCagatatttgatcattttttacagcCTTTACATAATTCTGAATgataaactaaatatttgttGTGCCTAAAATAATTCAttggcaaaatgtaaaaaaaagttgcaTTAAACTTGCTTTGTATACAATAATGAAACATGCGTTTTCTTACAGTCTTGTGTTTGGAACGCTGTACCCTGCATACTACTCCTTTAAAGCAGTCAAATCCAAGAACGTCAAAGAATATGTGAGTATTCAATTCATTCATCTGCTTAATTTGGACCAAACAAATTCATCTGTACTATCCATTATAAAtagatggttcacccaaaaatgagtctatcatcatttactcactctcaagttgttccaaacctgtgtaaattccgttgttctgctgaacgcaaggaaagatatttgaaagaatgtttgtaaccaaacagttctggggcgctattgacttccatagaaggaaaaactgctatgatagtcaatggtgacccagaacATACagtagtttcccacattcttcaaaatagggctgcacgattaatcatATTTTAATCGTGATAACGATTTATGCTTCCCACAATTAACTGAGCATAATCGTTGTGAGTgatcttaatgttttaaaagcaagcacAAAACTCCCGATAAGGTCAGAAAATCATCGCAAAGTTTGTATCTTTTAAACGGCCACCcttacaggaaataaaaaaacattttttccactgcatttgtactattttaatacttttttacaaaacccacagacaaacatgaagggtgacgaatagtaatgatttataaaaagaacaagaaatcaaaaatGGAGTAGAACGGTTTCATTTCGAAGGTCACAGAATGTCAATTTTTTTAGATGATTGATTGCGTGCTTTGAAATACGGTGCTGAAGCTCAGTGGCAGCAGATTATGACATATTCATTGGCTGTAAAGTATAGGCCTAATAAACATGcttaagtgaaattaaaaacaaaagttctgAACTGACAAAATAGTCGTGTTTATTATTGGTGATTaaaattttgagcaaaataatcgtgattatcaTTTTACACATGATCGTGAAGCcctacttcaaaatatcttcttttatgttaaacagaacaaataattttatacagttttggaactaTTTaggggcgagtaaatgatgacataattttcatccCTCTCATAAAGAAGTCCAGATGTACTGTCTGTCTAATCCAGGTTACTCTTACTAGTTGACAtaaattttctgtaaattaaGCCTCGTTTGTTTAGCAACCTAATACTGTTACTGTATTCTAGCTAGTGCCCTTAATTTGATCTTTGGCTACCTCTTACAATAAACATTGTGGCCGTACCATGGTACAGCAGTAGTATCAGATGGTGACACTGTGATGGTACTGTTTGGAGATATGTATGTTTCTTTCTATAACTTTCATATGTTTGTGGTTTGACAGGTACGATGGATGATGTACTGGATTGTGTTTGCTCTTTATACGGTAGTGGAGACCATCACAGATCTTTCTTTAGcatggtacacacacacacacacacacacgttaggTTTCTATACATGTGGGAACTTTCCACAGGTGTAATGATTTTTATCATTACGGCCATCGGTCCCCATGTGTGAGACTTTTGCTATCATTGTTGGGACATTTGGACCCCACATAATAAAAGcaagtaaacacacacagagtgaaAAAGAGACAAATTAATCATTGGTATTAGATTGCATGGAGTAATTGTGCTTTAAGTGGTTTTGCCAACATTTTGTCATTCATCTCATTGTATCTGTGGCTTTTCATTGTCTGGCCATTGTGGTGCATGAAAAGGCTTTTTATCTGCTGTTGCAGATTTTGAGCTTTTTTTTTCCCTCCAGGCCACTTAGAGGAACCAGTCTGTTAGGCTTAGTTTCAGTTCGGCTTAGTTCATCtgcatttcatttgtttcttgacatttaaaaatatcagcTCAGTTTATTTTGCACGCTATGCTTTGGTGACTGGCTAGACTGAGATTGCGGTACAGTATCATCGGTTTGCAAATTTTGATGCCAAACCCACATCCTAACTACAGCCCGTGGCTCAATAGGTACATCACCAAGGCCATGGGTTCAAATGAGGGAACATATAGacagataaaaatgtttatcCAGTTGCAGTGTTAGTCGCttttaataaaagcatctgtaCCAAAATGCATACTTGTAAACATTATGAGATTAATTGTGCAATATTGGCAGCATCAATTGCCCAGGGCTGGTCATTTATTGTCATACTGATGTTCCAGAAGCTGGTATCATACATCCAAACTAAATCTTAGTTTTAATCCAGCTGTAAATTGGCTGCACTTTATCTTTTTAGGTTTCCACTTTACTACGAGCTGAAAGTGGCTTTTGTCATCTGGTTGCTGTCCCCTTACACCAGAGGAGCCAGCCTCATCTACAGGAAGTTTCTACACCCTATGCTGGCATCCAAGGAAAGGGTAATGACCCAAAAACTATAACACAACAATATACTTTTACAGCTCTGGTTGGGTGTGAAAAGGTGTCCACAGCGTATAAAACATTGCCATGCTGGAACTTCTTGTGAAAGTCCAGATAGTCAACGATTACATAAATGACGTTAAAGTGATAAACTGTAAGATAGATTTGGAAATTCTTTATGATGTTACCATTACAGTATGAACTGTAACAGTAAACTGTATAgttcatttaaaggtccagtgtatgaaatttagcggcatctagtgatgaggttacgaattgcaaccagcagctcactccacccctatctttcaaagcactacggtggctgattttttataaaacacgctctgtagagcggTTTGTCCGTtttgggctactgtagaaacaacttggtgaattccatgtaaggggacccgcggtgtatgtagatagaaatagctcattcttgGGTGGTAAAAAAAATAAGGCTTCATTATgtcaggtctttatacacctctgaagacatagttatgtatattatattgcatttcttacCCCCCCAAACTGTTTGTTGTCAATCTTAGACATTGTTACTGTTATTCCAGGAAATTGATGATTATTTAGTCCAAGCCAAAGAGAAGAGTTACGAGACCATGGTGAATTTTGGCCGTCAGGGTCTCACTATCGCGGCCACTGCTGCTGTCTCCGCTGCAGTTAAGGTATCTCACACGTACACGCTCATGCATTCTTTATACGAGTTGGGCATGTGAGCTTACCTACCTAAGCTGATATTGACAGCTGACTGCTTCTATTTTGTGTAGacagagaatgtgtgtgttgaCACTGTAATTCGGTTTACAGTAAGAGTTGACTTCACCATGACCCTCTTCTATCCTCTCAGCTGCTCTGTTAAAATCTAATTTGCTGTCTCTACATGGCTGCTTTCTAAAGACCACATTCTCTGGCACTATTCTGTGTTTGATTCGTTTTATTAGGGGTGCTTGCTAAGGCCATTGTTCACACTTAAGAGAATATGAACAAACGCTGAGTACTGACTCCTACTGCACAGTTTGTGCTACAGATTTAACTGATAGCTgaaatttgtgtattttttacgAGCATTTTTTGCCGTAGATTCGTTCAAGTAAGGACAATATCTATGGACCACAATATCATAGGCTTTTGTCTTGGACCACCCAGAACATTAACAACCACTAAAACAATGACCTATATAGCAATTCTGTAGCAATCACTAGGAACACTTTGGCAACCGCATAGCAAGCCCTGACATTTAGCCACAACACCCTAGAACGACAGCAAGTTTTGCATGGGCAAGCACCAGTCACCAGCACAGAAAGCCTAGTTTAAGCCTAGTTTAAATCTACCTCCTCTTTCTGTCTACATGCTAAACTATTCTCCAGTAGTAGTCACTGTCTCAGGTAACTTGTTTTCTCTTGGCTTATTGTTGTGGCTGATCTGTTTTAACCAATCTTTGACACACAGGCCATTATTAACTAGTTGCTACCTATGCTTCTGTGTTCTAAAGGTAGGCTTTGGTGAATTGATTTTAATCTTGAATTAAGTTATCGAGtgcagtatgtacagtataatgtagTGTGACAACTGATCACATGACTTATTCCACAGGGACAAGGTGCCATCAGCGAGCGTCTGAGGAGTTTTAGTATTCCTGACCTGACGCAGATCCCCTCCGACCAATCAGCATTCGCCAATCCTAGTCGACGAGCCATACATCCTGCTAACCCGAATTCTGGTTCTGGTGAGATTGCGTGCTAATGGCATACGGAATTTACTGAACAAAAATACATTCTTATCCAAAATGACCACAACTATCAAAAGAAGGATTGTAAGACTTCAAGGACAGATGAAGCCAAGTGGAGAAAAGCTAATCGACTTTTAGCAGTAACGTTATTTTGTCTCCCTCTAGTGGTTAAAGACGGAAAACAGGATTTTGACAGTAAACTGATGCAGAAATGACAAATCAAAAATAAGCCGGATTTCTAGATGTaacacatttttacagattgtactgtatgttcaaGCAGTCCTGGTTTTAGGGTTTGGTACCTGTCAAGAATCTGTGTTTCTGCTTTACCAGAGCCATATAAACAAGAAGGGGAGGGGCATGAGGAGGAAACAGATGGAGTATTCTCAGAAGATGAGGCGTCTGTGCAAAAGGGTCTGCGTAGATCTCAGAGTGTGAAAATCACGCGTGCCAAAGCGGCACGCAAAGAGGTATTTTTGTGCAAGAGTTTTATGTTCATGCCAGTCTGAATATTTCTGGCACAGATGCAGTTGGGTCCACGAgtctaaaacacaaaaaaattcatTTCAGACTCATTTTAATGTTATCAAATGTATGCAAACTTGTGACGTTGACCATTTTAACGGCTTTGTCGTATTTATGTGCATTTAAGCACTCAAGAAGCTTTTTGgaacattcttaaatcattcTGGCATTGTTTTGTCCAAACTTGAAATCTGTACATCAATTGCCTCCAATCATTAAAGAAAATTGAATTCAGAAGATACGGAAATCATTTATAGTTAGGGTAAGGAATATTATACATGTACATATTAACACGTTTacattaatgttgtttttttcttttaaagccaAGGTACGGGTCTTTAAAGCTGAAACCCAGAAGGAGGCCATTGATTACATCATCCACATTTGACCATACTTGATCTTCCGCTGCACAACACCAGGGGGGATAAGCATTACATCAACCACCGTCTGCAGTTAAAAACCTCATTTAAAAGCTGCTGAAGTTTTATCATAAACGATCGCCCGGCATTTCTGCAAGTTAATACTGTTTCAAAGCAACACTAAACCCAAGATATTAACAGACTTCTAACACAATGACATGTACAGTCATTCATTTGctagaagcttttatccaaagtgactcacAAATGAGAAGCAGAAACCATCATTCATTTTTTCTAttgagtttagttttgttttaaagattaaatttgttaaaaatacCAAAGCCTAATAAGAGAACAAAAAATGGCCAACACTTTCTTTTATGAATATGTAAAAAGTGCAAGCTGTAATAAGAATGTACTAAAAATCTCAATGGATCGGAGGGCATGCAGTCGTACAATAACTTGACCTAAACCTGCTTCTGAAGAAACAGCTTCATATTACACAAAGCCAGTGTTACAGTAGTACAGATATCTCTGCTGTTTTCACTCTCCCTCCACAGGGGCAGATGTCAAGGGCAGTGGTAACTGTAGAGCTTGCTTTTCAGCTTGTGTTCACAATAATGAAATGAAGTCTGGAATCAAGTTGTGTTAAGTTTGAACAATTCCAGAAAGCTGACAGTGCTTGGtatgctattattattattattattattattgcataGGCATTTCTGCTTCTTAATGTTTACATTTCGTTTTTTGCTTGACATTTGAGTCTTAAACTGCATGAAATtctgtacatttatttgtaagaTTGTCTTTAAGGTCTTAACAGTATTTTAAACTGTCTCCAAATACATTTCTTAATTTTGAATGTTTTAggattgtttttaaatgcattttgtgcAATTTCAAGTTTagttaatcatgtttttttctgaatttagcTTCTAGTTTTTGCAGCCTTTCCCTAACACCGACGCAGAACCTTACCAAAGCATGACAGGAGAGTGAATCCGATGTTAGGCTACACTAAAAGTGAATTAAACACGTGGTTTGTTCCTATGTAGACAGTGGGGATGCCTTGTCCATTTTTGGTTTGCTTTTCATTCCTCTCGTATTTGTGTGGGAAAAGtctattttgaaaatgtgtatgttttgttggAAGACAGCCTGTCAAGAAGAggatacactcttaaaaataaaggtctCTAAAagtatgttgttgttgttgttaaattaTATGGTTTCTTGAGAACCTTAAACATCCTCAGAAAATTTTATTGCACAAAAAGTTCTTTAGTCTATAAAATCATTATTCACAATCACTAATATTGTGAGTATTTTTTTTAGGTCTGGTGGAAAGAAAATATGCCCCAATGTCATTTCAGATCTTTTCTTCAGGGCTGCTCGATTTCATAATTTTGGGAACTGACTCCAATTACAGCCCTTTGGAGtcaatttatttcattataattcATTATTAAGATAAATAAAGTGACATCTTATAATAAACAGATCAATATAAAGCATTTCACACTAAATTGAACAAAATGTCAAGATAATTTTATTTagatgaaaaaagaaaattattaaaaacaaatgaataggTCTATAGCTTAAAGTGTGCTTTGAACGAATAATACGTTTTGAACAAATATGTACATAATACTTATACACTAACAGGTCGCCATCTACTGGTGCATTATCTTGTCTGTCATATTGCAATTCCTCCACTGACCACTAGAAGGAGTCGCGTTCATATATGCTGGTTGAAGGACATTCACTCCTGATTTGAACAGCTATCTTATCTATACAGCACAGTGAGCCATACTACACAGTCTGTAGTTCACATGTAATGTATGTAAAAACCTGGCAATACATCTTTGGTGTGGTAATCTGACAGTACAGCGGAAATCCAGGCTTGGACATATTATTCAAATAGCCATGAAGACAATGGGTAGAACAGAACCGGTTTATCTCCAGACCCTGTATGAAAAGTCAATGCTGAGGGAGGCATATAAGATTTTGCATGATATAACACACACCTTGAACTGTGAGTTCAAAATGCTGCCATCAGGTCGGAGACTAAGAATTCCGAGAAGTTAAAAAACTAATTTATTCCTTCCTGCAATCAAGCTATTAAACGACACCATGTAAGACTTCTTTTATGTTTCAGTTGTGAATGATCTGTTTTTATGGTTGTACTATTTATGATTAaggtttatgtatttttgtggaTGGTTTTTTATGTGATGCAGTGGTGTATTGTTGAGCCCAAGACAAATTTCCCTCAGGGACAATAAAGTACACCTTACCTTACCTTAAAAGCAACTCTTTTAAAAGTTTtaccatttaaaacaacaaacccATAGATTTTATGGGGGCCTGCTCCTAACCTTTAGTATCCGAAACTACTAAATTTAACAAAGCCAAACTACTTGGAACTAGACAAATTGACTCGCAGTAATATTTAGGATACATGTATAAAAGCTTGAAGAGTGTAAATCAGTAAACATGAGATTCACCTTTTAATCCACTGTTTGTTTTGGGTATCCCCACCTTTAGGCTATGAAGGCGTCACAAGCTTCCACATGTTTGCTTTTGAACCGCAAACAACACAGTTTATTTCAAACaccttgtttattttattttgataataacGAACACATTTTGAAGATATAACCGTGATGGACGTCTGACAGAATTGgtggtcagtgtgtgtgtttgtgtggtctAGCAGCAGTTGTTTCATTGCGGTCTGACAAGGGACATGTTCAATCCTTTCAGCACCTTAGTGTGGAGACGTCCTGTGTCTCAGACGCCatcagagagagaagaggatgaGAGAATAAGAGGGAAGAATGAAAGAGAAATAGGCACGTCTGTCAGGAGTTCAAATCCTCCTGGAATATTACAGAGTCGAACATTTTGCTTAACTGTTTAAGTGGGAATGTATAGACTTCTGTCGTTTTTTACTataatttatagttttattatttttatgaaaatgtataattatagaTGCAGCAAAGTTATACATAAATGTTGTGAATTGTTCATCCAAAACTTTTCTTCCTCTCTTTTCTACACTTCTCTTGACCTTGTAGTTCAAGGCATTCCTTTGAATATTTAACCCCCATCTCACCCCCTCTTTCTTTCATTCCCGCTTTCTTTagctttctctccctctcccacTGAGTCGGACTGCTCTCTGCCCTCATCTCTCCTCAGCCTGTCCCCAATAATCCTGCCCTCAATACCCAGAGCCCCAGACCCTTCTGCCCCGGCCTAGACCTCCAACACCCAGCCACTATCGGGTTCCCCTAGCCGCGTTTTCGGGGTCTGACACCTTTTGCCCCCATTGCAATTCCCAGTTATCTCAGTGCCTGTCCACCTGGACTAGGTTAGCAAGCATATTTTCAAGTGCATTCATATTTATCCAGGATGAGAGTTTCACTGGGGTGGCGTCACATGGGAGGTGTTCAAAAATAACGTGTCCCAGTGACTTATTTGGAAGACAACACTACCATCAAGGATAATTGTGGAATTTTAAAAGGCACATGCACTTGTATATTTAGCGTCCATGTGGGTTTTGGTATATCCTGTCTTATAAACATTGGTAAAGTGAAGTGACTCTAGAAATGCCATCCTTTGCTTTTTGGCAAAGTTAAAGGAATTATAGGTTAgactttacattacatttatgcatttggcatttatacattttatccaAACTGACATAACACAATGTTCTACCATTTAAGCTACAGGAAGACTTTACTGCAATACTGAACTCCAAAACGAAATATCTCATGTTCTCATGTTTTTGCATTaacgtgatagttcacccaaaaatggacattctgtcatcatttactgaccctcttgtcatttcaaacctgcatgactttctttcttccgcagaacacaaaaagagatattttgaagaaagttaaaCCGAACAGCAGCGGTACCCATGTTCACtgatattgtatggacacaaaatcaatgcaagtgaatgggtgccagttttattcaaaatatcttttttgtcaACAGGatggaaatgacaagagggtgagaaaatgaggacagaattttcattttcgggtgaactatcaggTTAACACTCATATAAACACATCTTGAGCTCCCTTTACACCAGCAGGCGTTAACTCCTGCATGTGACGCTCATACGGCGTTCCCTATATAAGAAAGGATATGCAGATAACAAGCTTGGTGCCCCCGGGCACAATGAGGTCAGTAGCTGGTCTTTTGTAAAAGCACTAATGAGAATTCAATTAAACAAAATGTGCTTCCATCATCACGATGACCTAATGAGCGACATGGTACGGTGGGAAAACCCAGCACCTGTGCGAGTACGCAAGTGGCACTACGCGGTAACCCGTACGCTAATG
This genomic window from Triplophysa rosa linkage group LG10, Trosa_1v2, whole genome shotgun sequence contains:
- the reep3a gene encoding receptor expression-enhancing protein 3a isoform X2, which translates into the protein MGGVSLVFGTLYPAYYSFKAVKSKNVKEYVRWMMYWIVFALYTVVETITDLSLAWFPLYYELKVAFVIWLLSPYTRGASLIYRKFLHPMLASKEREIDDYLVQAKEKSYETMVNFGRQGLTIAATAAVSAAVKGQGAISERLRSFSIPDLTQIPSDQSAFANPSRRAIHPANPNSGSEPYKQEGEGHEEETDGVFSEDEASVQKGLRRSQSVKITRAKAARKEPRYGSLKLKPRRRPLITSSTFDHT
- the reep3a gene encoding receptor expression-enhancing protein 3a isoform X1 translates to MVSWIISRSVVLVFGTLYPAYYSFKAVKSKNVKEYVRWMMYWIVFALYTVVETITDLSLAWFPLYYELKVAFVIWLLSPYTRGASLIYRKFLHPMLASKEREIDDYLVQAKEKSYETMVNFGRQGLTIAATAAVSAAVKGQGAISERLRSFSIPDLTQIPSDQSAFANPSRRAIHPANPNSGSEPYKQEGEGHEEETDGVFSEDEASVQKGLRRSQSVKITRAKAARKEPRYGSLKLKPRRRPLITSSTFDHT